The Eggerthella guodeyinii sequence ATGCTATCGCTTCGAGGAGTTCGACGAGGGCACGTACTTCCGTTATCTCAAACGCATGGACATGGAAACATCCTGTTTGCAATGCCACGGCGAACCAATCGGGGAAATCGATATTGCCGGCTATCCGAAAGAAGGGCTCAAAGAAGGCGACCTGTACGGCGCCATTTCCCTCGCCATCCCCGCGACCACGTATATCGAATCCGCGCAAACCAGCAGGGAGCAGAGCGTGCTGCTGAGCGCGCTTGCAGTGATCGCGTCCATTTCCATCATCTGGGTCGCCATCAATTCGTTGGTGACCAAGCCCATCGATCAGGTGAAACGAGGGATGGAAAGCTTCGAGAAAGGCGACTACGACACGCGCCTGAACCCCGACGGGCAATCGAAGGAGATTCAGGTTCTGACGCGCGGATTCAACACTATGGCCGATGAGCTCGAGCGATCGCACACGACGCTCGAGGAAACGGTCGACGCGCGAACCCAGCAGCTGAGCCAGGCGAACGAAGCGCTTGAAGCCCAGCGACGCGAACTGGCGAGCACGAACAACCGCCTCGCCGACGAGAACCAGTACAAGAGCGACTTCCTCGCCATGATGAGCCACGAGCTCAAAACCCCACTCGCGGCGTCGATGGCATTCTCCGGCATCCTCAAGGAGCGCCACCAGCTCTCGGCCGACGACGAGCGGCTCTGGTCGGAGCTCGAAACGAACAACCAAGCGCTGCTCGCTATGATCGACAATATTCTCGTGATGGCCCGCCTTGAAGCGGGCAAGGAGGACCTGTGCCTCGAAGTGACCGACATGGTCGACGTCGTTGCGGGCCTGCAGCCCACCATCGACCCGCTCGCTCACAGAAAAGGCGTGCACGTCGAGTATTCCGTCGCCGACGACATTCCGCTGTTCGTCGGCGATGCGGAAAAGCTCCATCGCGTTGCGGAAAACCTTGCGGGCAATGCCGTGAAGTTCACGGCCGCTGGCGGATGCGTTCGCATCGCCTGTCGCTACGACGAGCACGGCATGTGCGTGGTTCTGAGCGTCAGCGATACCGGCGTCGGCATCGAGGCAGACGATCTGGAGCGCATCTTCGACAAGTTCACCCAGGCCGACAGCTCCATCAGCCGCTCGTACGGCGGCAGCGGCCTCGGACTCGCCATGTGCAAGGAGCTCGTCGAGCTGCACGGAGGCAGCATAGAAGTCGAAAGCGCACCGGGGATCGGCAGCACGTTCGCCGTGCGCATACCCGCCAACCTGCCACCAGAAGGAGCAGACTATGCATAAGATAATGCTCATCGACGACGACCCCAGCCTGCAGCTGGCGCTCGAATGCATCATCTGCGACGAAGGCTATGAATTCTGCTGCGCGTCGGATGGCCGAACCGGGCTGGACATGCTCGGCCGAGAGCACCCCGACCTGCTGCTGCTCGACGTCATGCTGCCGAAGATGAACGGCTACGACGTGTGCCGCGAGATGCGGGCGCAGGGGCGGCGCATTCCCATTCTGTTCCTCTCCTCAAAGGGCGACATCGTGGACAAGGGCATCGGATTCAAAGCGGGAGGGGACGACTATCTGGTGAAGCCCTTCAACAACGAAGAGCTGCTCATGCGCATCGAGGCGCATCTCAATCGACATAAGTCAGACCTCGCGTTCGCACGAGCGAACGCTCGTGCAGGAACGAGCGTCATCGGCGATCTCGAGATCGATTTCAGCGGCTACGTCGTGCGCAAGCGCGGCGTGAAGCTCGATCTGACCGGCAAGGAGTTCGAGATACTCGCCCTCTTGGCGGGAAACCCCGGTCAGGCGTTCACGCGCGAGCACATATACGAGCACATCTGGGGCGAGGACAGTGCGGTCGATACCAATTCCATCACGGTGTTCATCCGCCGCATCAGGGAGAAGATCGAGGACAAAGCAAGCCAGCCAGCGTACGTGCTCACCGTGTGGGGCGTCGGCTACAAGTTTGCCGACCGCATCGACGGATAACGACCGCCCCTCCCCTGGCGCCCTCATGCGCGAAAAAGCCCCCGGCGGATGCCGGGGGCTTTCAGCGCGCGATGCTCTCAGAGGTTCGGCTTACGCCTCGGCGTAGACGTCCTTGAGCTTGAGCAGGTGCTCGTAGCGATCCATCGCGGCCTTCTCGTTGCGCTCGAACAGCTCGCCGGCGCGCTCGGGGAACTCGCGGGTCAGACGGCTGTAGCGGGCCTCGTTCATGAGGAACTCCTGGTAGCCGCCCGACGGCTCCTTGGAGTCGAGGGTGAACTTCTTGCCCGCATCGGCGGCCGGGTTGAAGCGGAACAGGTTCCAGTAGCCGCAATCGACGGCCTTCTTCATCTCGTCCTGGCAGTTCGCCATGCCGCCCTTGATGGAGTGCATCTCGCACGGCGAGTAGCCGATGATGAGCGACGGTCCCGGATACGCCTCGGCCTCGGCGATTGCCTTGATGGTCTGGGCCGGCTTGGCGCCCATCGCAACCTGCGCGACGTACACGTAGCCGTACGCCATAGCGATCTCGGTGAGGCTCTTCTTCTTGATGTCCTTGCCGGCAGCGGCGAACTGGGCAACCTGGCCGATGTTGGTGGCCTTGGACGCCTGGCCGCCCGTGTTGGAGTACACCTCGGTGTCGAACACGAACACGTTGACGTTCTCGCCGGAAGCCAGCACGTGGTCGAGGCCGCCGTAGCCGATGTCGTAGGCCCAGCCGTCGCCGCCGAAGATCCAGACGGACTTCTTGGACAGGTATTCCTTGTCCTGGAGAATCTCGGGGGCCGTAGGGCACCCGTCGGCAACCGCGGCTTCAAGCCCCGGAATGAGCGCTTCGACGGCCTTGGCGTTGGCCTCGCTGTCCTCCGCGGTGTCCATGTACGCCGCGATAAGCTCCTTGAGGTCGGCCGGCGTCTTGTCGTTCTCGGCCATCTCCTCCAGCTTGGCGATCAGGCGATTGCGCACCGCCTCGTGGCCCAGCAGCATGCCCAGGCCGTGCTCGGCGTTGTCCTCGAACAGCGAGTTCGACCACGCCGGGCCGCGGCCCTCGGCGTTCACCGTGTACGGCGACGTGGCGGCCGGACCGCCCCAGATGGACGAGCAGCCGGTGGCGTTCGTGATGTACATGCGATCGCCGAACAGCTGGGTGACCAGCTTCGCGTACGCCGTCTCGGCGCAGCCGGCGCAGGCGCCGGAGAACTCCAGCAGCGGCTGCTTGAACTGGCTGCCCTTGACCGTGGCATCCTCGAGCGCGGGCTTCTCGGACACGTTGTCAACGCAGTAGTCGAACACGTCCTGCTGCGCCAGCTGGCTTTCCGTGGGCACCATCGTCAGCGAGTCGGACGGGCACACGTTCACGCACACGCCGCAGCCCATGCAGTCGAGCGGCGACACGGCCAGCGTGTACTGCAGGCCGGCAGCGGCCTTGCCCTTCGCCGGCACCATGACGGTGGCGGCGGGAGCGGCGGCGGCTTCTTCCTCGGTGAGGGCGAACGGGCGGATGGTGGCATGCGGGCACACGAACGCGCACTGGTTGCATTGGATGCAGGAAGCGGCATCCCACGCGGGCACGCTCACGGCGACGCCGCGCTTCTCGTAGGCGGCCGCGCCCTGCTCGAACTGGCCGTCGGCATGGTCGAGGAACGCGGACACCGGCAGGCGGTCGCCGTCCATGCGGCCGACCGGCTCCATGATGTCGCGCACCATCTTCACCACTTCGGAGCGGCCCTCGAGCACGGGAGCCTCGCCCTCGTCCACGGCGTTTGCCCAGCTTGCAGGCACTTCCACCTGCACGAACGCCGTAGCGCCCGCATCGATGGCGCGGTGGTTCATGTCGACGACGTCCTGGCCCTTCTTCAGGTAGGACTTCGTGGCGGCGTCCTTCATGTACTGGAGCGCCTCGTCCTGCGGGATCACGTTCGCCAGCGTGAAGAACGCCGACTGCAGGATGGTGTTCGTGCGCTTGCCCATGCCGATCTCGGCGGCGAGGTCGATGGCGTTGATGGTGTACAGCTTGATGTCGTTGTTGGCGATGTAGCGCTTCGCCTCGGCGTTGAGGTGGTGCTCAAGCTCCTCCGGCGTCCACTGGCAGTTGATCATGAACGCGCCACCCGGCTTCACGTCGTTCACCATGCGGAAGCCCTTGGTGACGTAGGAGGGGTTGTGGCAGGCCACGAAGTCGGCCTTGTTCACGTAGTAGGTGCTGCGGATGGGCGAATCGCCGAAGCGCAGGTGGCTGATGGTCACGCCGCCCGTCTTCTTCGAGTCGTACTGGAAGTAGGCCTGCACGTACTTGTCGGTGTGGTCGCCGATGATCTTGATGGAGTTCTTGTTCGCGCCCACGGTGCCGTCGCCGCCGAGACCCCAGAACTTGCACTCGATGGTGCCCTCGGCCGCGGTGTTCGGGCTGTTCGGATCCTCGGGCAGCGACAGGTTCGTCACGTCGTCGACGATGCCGACGGTGAACTCGCGCGCCGGCGCGTCCTTCTCGAGCTCCTGGTAGATGGCGAACACCGAAGACGGCGGGGTATCCTTCGACGCCAGGCCGTAGCGGCCGCCCACCACGGTGAGGTCGGCGCGGCCCTCGTGCGCGAGCGCGTTGATGACGTCCATGTACAGCGGCTCGCCGAGCGCGCCCGGCTCCTTCGTGCGGTCCATGACGGCGATCTTCTGCACGGTCGCGGGCAGCGCCGCCATGAACTTCTCGGACACGAACGGACGGTACAGGCGCACCTTCACGAGGCCCACCTTCTGGCCCTGCGCGTTGAGGTAGTCGACGACTTCCTCAACCACGTCGCAGAACGAGCCCATGGCCACGATCACGCGGTCGGCGTCGGGGGCGCCGTAGTAGTTGAACAGCTCGTAGTTCGTTCCCAGCTTGGCGTTCACCTGGTGCATGTAGTCCTCGACCACCGCGGGCAGCGCATCGTACACGCCGTTGCACGCCTCGCGATGCTGGAAGAAGATGTCGCCGTTCTCATGGCTGCCGCGCATGGCCGGACGCTCGGGGTTCAGGGCGTGGTCGCGGAACTCGCTCACGGCCTCCATGTCGCACATGTCGGCGAGGTCCTCGTAGTCCCACACGGCGATCTTCTGCACTTCGTGCGAGGTGCGGAAGCCGTCGAAGAAGTTGATGAAGGGGATGCGGCCCTTGATGGCGGACAGGTGCGCCACGGCGGACAGGTCCATGACCTCCTGCACGTTCGTCTCGGCGAGCATGGCGAAGCCCGTCTGGCGGCACGCCATGACGTCGGAGTGGTCGCCGAAGATGGACAGCGCCTGGGTGGCCAGCGTGCGCGCGCTCACGTGGAACACGCACGGCAGCTGCTCGGCGGCCATCTTGTACATGTTGGGGATCATGAGGAGCAGGCCCTGGGAGGCGGTGTAGGTGGTGGTCAGCGCGCCTGCGGCCAGCGAGCCGTGCACCGCGCCCGCGGCGCCGCCCTCGGACTGCATCTCGCACACCTTCACCGTGGTGCCGAAGATGTTCTTCTTCCCAGCGGCGGACCACTGGTCCACCAAGTCGGCCATCGGGCTCGACGGGGTGATCGGATAAATGCCCGCCACCTCGGTAAACGCATAGGAGACGTACGCGGCGGCGTTGTTGCCGTCCATGGATTTGAATTCTCTCGTCATATTCCTCTCCTTCGAAGGGGATGCTCGCCCGACCGAGCGCATCGGGGCCCCGACCTTCTCCTCTAGCTCAGTTTGCTTCGCCTGACAGAATACACGGCATTCATGATACCAGCCCGAAATCGCGTTGCGGTGCGACGAGGACGATGGGCGGCTCGCCGCGGTCGCCCACGTCGGCAAACGGCCACAAATGTAGGGAGAGCGTGAAGACGGGGCCCGCACGCGGCGGCGGGCGGCTACGCGTCCTTGAGTTCCTTCCCCAGCTCCT is a genomic window containing:
- a CDS encoding ATP-binding protein, whose protein sequence is MLLVSVIVAMLGANVLWQQHSSSERIGQELTEQARAISANMDAVWFFMTVNQDLINYDSQGNYEFKGLQCSIAGRSIGSLFSRATNYQTSYVALSPRNDFDEPDAFEREALESFSNDPSLSECYRFEEFDEGTYFRYLKRMDMETSCLQCHGEPIGEIDIAGYPKEGLKEGDLYGAISLAIPATTYIESAQTSREQSVLLSALAVIASISIIWVAINSLVTKPIDQVKRGMESFEKGDYDTRLNPDGQSKEIQVLTRGFNTMADELERSHTTLEETVDARTQQLSQANEALEAQRRELASTNNRLADENQYKSDFLAMMSHELKTPLAASMAFSGILKERHQLSADDERLWSELETNNQALLAMIDNILVMARLEAGKEDLCLEVTDMVDVVAGLQPTIDPLAHRKGVHVEYSVADDIPLFVGDAEKLHRVAENLAGNAVKFTAAGGCVRIACRYDEHGMCVVLSVSDTGVGIEADDLERIFDKFTQADSSISRSYGGSGLGLAMCKELVELHGGSIEVESAPGIGSTFAVRIPANLPPEGADYA
- a CDS encoding response regulator transcription factor, with protein sequence MHKIMLIDDDPSLQLALECIICDEGYEFCCASDGRTGLDMLGREHPDLLLLDVMLPKMNGYDVCREMRAQGRRIPILFLSSKGDIVDKGIGFKAGGDDYLVKPFNNEELLMRIEAHLNRHKSDLAFARANARAGTSVIGDLEIDFSGYVVRKRGVKLDLTGKEFEILALLAGNPGQAFTREHIYEHIWGEDSAVDTNSITVFIRRIREKIEDKASQPAYVLTVWGVGYKFADRIDG
- the nifJ gene encoding pyruvate:ferredoxin (flavodoxin) oxidoreductase produces the protein MTREFKSMDGNNAAAYVSYAFTEVAGIYPITPSSPMADLVDQWSAAGKKNIFGTTVKVCEMQSEGGAAGAVHGSLAAGALTTTYTASQGLLLMIPNMYKMAAEQLPCVFHVSARTLATQALSIFGDHSDVMACRQTGFAMLAETNVQEVMDLSAVAHLSAIKGRIPFINFFDGFRTSHEVQKIAVWDYEDLADMCDMEAVSEFRDHALNPERPAMRGSHENGDIFFQHREACNGVYDALPAVVEDYMHQVNAKLGTNYELFNYYGAPDADRVIVAMGSFCDVVEEVVDYLNAQGQKVGLVKVRLYRPFVSEKFMAALPATVQKIAVMDRTKEPGALGEPLYMDVINALAHEGRADLTVVGGRYGLASKDTPPSSVFAIYQELEKDAPAREFTVGIVDDVTNLSLPEDPNSPNTAAEGTIECKFWGLGGDGTVGANKNSIKIIGDHTDKYVQAYFQYDSKKTGGVTISHLRFGDSPIRSTYYVNKADFVACHNPSYVTKGFRMVNDVKPGGAFMINCQWTPEELEHHLNAEAKRYIANNDIKLYTINAIDLAAEIGMGKRTNTILQSAFFTLANVIPQDEALQYMKDAATKSYLKKGQDVVDMNHRAIDAGATAFVQVEVPASWANAVDEGEAPVLEGRSEVVKMVRDIMEPVGRMDGDRLPVSAFLDHADGQFEQGAAAYEKRGVAVSVPAWDAASCIQCNQCAFVCPHATIRPFALTEEEAAAAPAATVMVPAKGKAAAGLQYTLAVSPLDCMGCGVCVNVCPSDSLTMVPTESQLAQQDVFDYCVDNVSEKPALEDATVKGSQFKQPLLEFSGACAGCAETAYAKLVTQLFGDRMYITNATGCSSIWGGPAATSPYTVNAEGRGPAWSNSLFEDNAEHGLGMLLGHEAVRNRLIAKLEEMAENDKTPADLKELIAAYMDTAEDSEANAKAVEALIPGLEAAVADGCPTAPEILQDKEYLSKKSVWIFGGDGWAYDIGYGGLDHVLASGENVNVFVFDTEVYSNTGGQASKATNIGQVAQFAAAGKDIKKKSLTEIAMAYGYVYVAQVAMGAKPAQTIKAIAEAEAYPGPSLIIGYSPCEMHSIKGGMANCQDEMKKAVDCGYWNLFRFNPAADAGKKFTLDSKEPSGGYQEFLMNEARYSRLTREFPERAGELFERNEKAAMDRYEHLLKLKDVYAEA